DNA from Rhodopirellula islandica:
CGGCCAAGTACGCCAAACTCTGGATTTCAGCTCGTTCGGCTCGACTGGCAAACCAATCCGTGACAAAAACATCGTCCACCCAAATGATTCCATCGGACAGATTGTCGATTGTTACCCGCAATTCTCGCGTGTTTTCCACGTCCACGTTCAGCCATTCCAAGACCACGGTGGAGTCTTGCCATTTTCCGTCAATTGGAACTTCCACTTCACGCCAATGGCGACACGGTTGCCCGTCGAGAGATCCCTCCAGTGCCACTCGCAGCGTCAGTGTTTTGGAAGCTTCCGCGGAAGTCCCCTGGCGTCCTTCGTTGCTTTGTCCCAACGGTTCGAGCGAGGGCCTTCCTGAATTCCCTGCGGTAGGATTGGCAATCGCTGGAGCGGATGCTCCCGGCGTCGCTGGTGCTTTGAGAGGTTCGCGGTACCCTCGGACAGCCATGGAAATGGCAACGCGTCCCGCGACTGGAGTCGCAATGTTTTTGCTGATCAACCAAGCCTGAGTTCCCGACTCATCGCGAGCGGCGAGACGCACACTGTGCTCGCCACGAAACGCTGCGCGTGAATCGAGTTTGACAGCGTCAGCGGGATGTTGGGCATGCATCCAATTCGGAATCCCCAGTCGCGCGGACGCATCTGGCAAACTGCTCTGCTCGAACCCGCCGTTGCTGAGCAGGGATTGCGGTGACTTTGCAGCGAAGTGTGGTGTCACTTGCTTGGGAGAACGCAGCAACGTTGTGCTGGCTTGAATCACTCGACCAGGGTTCCAGCGGTCAATGGAGGACCTCGCCGGTGCGGCTTGCGATTCAGCTTCTGGAGTGGGTGTTTTCAATTCTCGAGGCAACCGATCCAACTCACTCAACAAACCGACATGCTCCACCACCATCGTGACTTGCTCGGTGATTCGAGGCATCATCGTGGCAGGGTCCGAGACGGATCCGGTCCAGGCGAATTTGCGAGGCAGTGGCGATTCACTTTGGCAAATCACCATCTGACGCGGTGGCAATTTCAAACGGGCGCCCAGTGCTGTTTGCTCCGGCACCGTGAGCGTCAGATCCCTTGCATCGTCACCCGCAGTGGTCTTCCAAACCGTCGTTTCCGTCGTCGTCAGCGAAACGCTCATGGTCCACGGAGCACGGTTCACAAGCACCAAAGAATGACTGGACGGATGCACCGACACGGTCACCAACCCATCGATCGACCTCTGTTTGCCATTGGCAACTTCTGCCGGCACTGGAATCAAATCCTCGTTCCAGTGTTTCCAAACGTGGCAAGCGGCCTTGCCAATGGATGAGTCCAACATGTCGCGATCGAACAATAGGAATCGTGACGAAATGGAATCACGAGGCAGGCCCGCGGCACGAGCAGGTTGATCCCACCACTGAATCCATTGGTCATCCTTCAACGCCATCGAAACGGCGTTGCCCTCCACGGAAGACGCGGCGTCCGAGGTGGGACTCACAGGTTGGTACCCCAGCCAAAAACCTTGGGCGGGCTCAGCAGCACGACTGTCCATGATCGGGAAGTGGGCGCTCAACCGCGGGGGCGGTTCACGTCGGTGATCACTGACCAACCAAACCTGCCCGTCGGTTCGTTCCGGTTGCAAACGGCGAACTTCGGCGAGAGTTTGTTGCAGCAAAGGAAGCACGGTTGATTCGCTGGTGGCATCTGCGGTCGACGCCGTTTCAACATTCGCATCTTCGACCAAGATCAAGTGCTGATGATTCAAGTTCGCAATGATCGGCAGCAAAGCTTCCGTCGCATGATGGTGGCCGCAGTTCCGGCACTGAATGGTTTCTGATTGCCATCGCACCACAAAACCACTGGCCTGGCCGTTGCCCCAGAATTCATTCCAGGAATCAACCAAACGATTCACCGGAGCACCGCACTGCAAATGGGGCGGTTCCAACCAAACCTGTCCGTCCAACTGAATCATTTCTTCCGCGGCCAAGCGGACCAGCATGGCGTCTTCGAGGGACCCTTCGTTGGAAACCGATGAATCGGGATCGGCACCAAGCGCCGCCTCGGGCATGGGCAGGACGATCGCGTCCACACCATGGTCACGCAGGACTTTGATTTCGCGTTTCAAGCAATTCAGACGCGCTTGCCACTGCATCGCATCCTCCGAAATCGGTGCGTCATCGTGACGCCAATTCCAGTTCAACAAGGAGTGATCCTTTGCGGATGTCTCCGCCGCCGCATTGGAACACCACGATCGCAGGGTCGCCGCATCGATCCGCGTCATCAGTTGACGGGGCTTCAGTTCCATTGGGCTGGGAAGGCCCGCCGTGGGTTGGGTGGGGGCAGTCGGTTGCGTGCTGGAGGCTGGGAACACCACCACGGTCCAACTGCGAACCACGTCCATCCCATCACGCTCGGTCAGGGAATCCAAACGCAGCCAGCGCTGCCAACCTTGGTGGTCTCGAGGGACGCGCATTTGCACATCGTAAATCCCTGGCTCCGTGATCGTGACCGGTTCAGACACCGTTGCAGGGGAAATTTCCACGCGCCCGATCAGGGCATTGGATGCAGCCGATCGAATGTCCAAGCGTCCCGAGCCTTTGGATTGATCCACCGGCGTTTCGCTCGCAACTGTTTCTTCGTCAGCAGCGTCCGCTTCGCCCGCGATCCGAAAACGAATCAACGATTCCGACAACTGGCACGAAGGGATCCCCTTCTGCGGCAAGACAACGATTTTTTCACTGGTTTGCGCGAGGGCGTTTGTCACGCCGAAAACACAGACCAACAACCCTGCCAGCGATCGCGACACAGCGATTGCGAAAGCATCGTAGAACGTGCGCGACACGTCACGACAACGGTCGTTTCGAGGTGTTGTCCGCGCGTTTGTTTCGCCTTGCCCCATCACTTGAAAACCAGCTTTTGTGATAATCACCACCCAACAGGGTGGCCGATTCTTCGAGATCCAACTTGAATCGTCCAACGCCAAAGTACTGGGTTCATCACCGTCATCACAAGACGATTTCGGAGGGAACTTGCATTCAAACCACGCCCCCCTAGAGGCGCACTGACCACCCTTGCCGCGCAAGAATCACCCCAGAATTAGCTGTATTCAAGATGACAAAAGCACTAAGCTGAAGGTTGTTCCGCAAACATAGTGGAGGTGCATATGAGTGCCCAATGGTATTACATGAGTCACGGATGGTTTCATACGACGAAACGGATCGGTCCCATCAGCGAACCTGAAATGTTGCTCCGTATCGACCGGGGGAAAATTTCTCCGGAAACGTTGGTGCAAAGCTCCAAGACGCGGCAGCGGTGGGTTCCAATGAGTACGATTGAACCTGCCATGCGGCGATGGAAAGCGTCTCATCCCAACGAAGCCGGTGACGCCGCGCACGGGCAGGCCAGCTAGCCACACGGCATCTTCTTGAGCCGACTGCATCACACCGCCGCCGACTACGCCGCCATCGCGATTGCGCCGGTGTTGATCTTCGTGATGCTGTTCAGTCTGGCCAGCTTCCTGTGCATCGTCCTGTATTCCGGCGGGTACTCGGGCGCGTTGGTCTGGACGATGTTGATGTACACGATGGGAGCCACTGCGGTGGCCCGGATCACCATCGAACACGATCGTCAGTACTCCTCCCTGTACGCAATTGCTTTGGGCGTCGCGACGGTTTTCGTCCTGATTCGGTACGTTGGCGATCCGATCTTTTCCATCGGGATCGTGTGGGTCGTCGGTTATTTGGCCGACAAGATCGTTCACGACTGCACCATCGTCGATGATGCCGTCGACAGCAGCGGACAGGGACTGGTCGACAGTGGTTTGTCGTTTCTGAAGCTTCGACGACAACAAAAACAACAGACCGACGTCTTGCCATCAAATGCGGCAACCGACGCGAATGACGCCAGTGCGATCTCCCAGTCCAACTCCAAACGCTCAGCCAAGAACCCTGCTGCCGGGCACCAACCAGGTCGAACCGTGTTGTGGCTGGCACTGGGGGCCTTGCCGCTGTTTGGTCTGGGCCAGTTTTTTCTTGGTGGCGATTCAAAAACCTGGAACCTGGCTCGAATCCTTCTGACGCTCTATTTGTTTTCTGCGTTGTCACTGCTCGTGGTGACTTCGTTTTTGAACCTTCGGCGTTATCTGCGACAACGGCAGACCGAGATGCCTTTGGATGCAACCGTCGCATGGCTTGCAGGTGGCATTGTCATCATCGGGGTGATCCTGATGATCGCCTACATCGCTCCGTTGCCCGGCAAGGCCGTTGCTTCGCTGAAGGCCCCCGAGTTCCTCACCAATCGGTCGCCGCTGTCTGCCAGCGAATACGGGTGGGGCGATGAGGGCGCGGAAATCAGCGACGAGAACGACGCGAAGTCATCCGAAACCAGCCCAGACGGTTCTCCCAGCGGTGAAACCAAACCCGGTGCAAAAGCCGGCGGCCAAAAGGGCAACCGCGAAGATGGACCTGCGGGCAGTGATCCCGGCGGAAAGAAGCAAGGCAAGGGGCAAGACCCCGGCAGCGACCAACCCGCCGGCGGTGAAAAAAACGAGTCGTCGAAGAGCCCGTCTCCCGCGGCCAACGATTCCAAGAACTCGGGCACCCCCCCCCAATCCGAGCCCGGACAACCAGGGCCCAAGTCAGGAGACCAAGGCAAGGCGCCTCCCAACCAGTCACCCCCCTCACCGAGCGAATCCTCCTCCAAAACCGATCCACCCAACCAATCGCAGTCGAAAACATCCGAGTCGAATGCGGCAGATGCGGCCAACGACGATTCGCAAAGTGGGGAACCCGAGAACTCAAGCTCCGACACCGATGCCGCGGAGGAATCCCAATCGCCTGATTCGCAGGAACAGGAGCCTCAAACATCCGAGCAATCGAAATCCAACAGCGAGTCGCCCTCGGACGACACCCCGAATCAAAACACGGGCAACCAACAGGAACCGCTCTCGGCT
Protein-coding regions in this window:
- a CDS encoding DUF4129 domain-containing protein, producing MSRLHHTAADYAAIAIAPVLIFVMLFSLASFLCIVLYSGGYSGALVWTMLMYTMGATAVARITIEHDRQYSSLYAIALGVATVFVLIRYVGDPIFSIGIVWVVGYLADKIVHDCTIVDDAVDSSGQGLVDSGLSFLKLRRQQKQQTDVLPSNAATDANDASAISQSNSKRSAKNPAAGHQPGRTVLWLALGALPLFGLGQFFLGGDSKTWNLARILLTLYLFSALSLLVVTSFLNLRRYLRQRQTEMPLDATVAWLAGGIVIIGVILMIAYIAPLPGKAVASLKAPEFLTNRSPLSASEYGWGDEGAEISDENDAKSSETSPDGSPSGETKPGAKAGGQKGNREDGPAGSDPGGKKQGKGQDPGSDQPAGGEKNESSKSPSPAANDSKNSGTPPQSEPGQPGPKSGDQGKAPPNQSPPSPSESSSKTDPPNQSQSKTSESNAADAANDDSQSGEPENSSSDTDAAEESQSPDSQEQEPQTSEQSKSNSESPSDDTPNQNTGNQQEPLSARTKPPPDRSPSLGGVFSTMAGMLKWVIFLALFAFIAFFVVRNLDAILAWWDNLFADENREPSAPKPIEKKSLEPDSPPRPFASFRNPAGDPDPRRVVVVTFQALEAWCREQGVERSPDETPSEFVRRVAVQFPTLGQSAVQVVDAYNRIVYGRAAALQDDVEAANSVWQVFAGGTRTS